In Halobacteriovorax marinus SJ, the following proteins share a genomic window:
- a CDS encoding bifunctional ADP-dependent NAD(P)H-hydrate dehydratase/NAD(P)H-hydrate epimerase: MRVVDINEMKEIEKVAIEEYGFTESLIIENVGTRGADFIEDSILEELDYVGEIVLLVGRGNNAADGLAISRNLVNRGHRVRAFILFPDDDQSSEEQQKQVHLAKSYGVRINEVKNINQVQSYFEETQDSYVVIDAVLGTGFKLPLSQYLFELFNCVNNSKSITIAVDIPSGITANIGAKSSVAISADFTLAIGLPKTGHYIDEGARHSGQVLTLDVGFPKALISGGDKALLTSDVIGHTFGARNKFAHKNTFGHTLVVGGSPGLTGACIMASNGALKVGTGLVTAATWKESYYELTGRSLPEVMTGLIPSSAKDKESIINELDRYDAVVIGPGLGVNETSRDIVIELLSQFAGPVVVDADAIKVLDLSKDSELLHTRKYPTIFTPHMGEFAKFTGASVDEVLQRPIDYLKEVVDRTNSCFIMKGPCSFLGFPNGNVFINYYPNDGMATGGSGDVLAGILGGLLAQNPLDRNQSGIFMDKTMLYQAICLGVGAHTVAGKIAAKKYGVRAMTATSIIEHLSDAFQELNEDDIY, translated from the coding sequence ATGAGAGTTGTTGATATTAATGAGATGAAAGAAATTGAGAAGGTAGCCATCGAAGAATATGGTTTTACTGAGTCTCTTATTATTGAAAATGTTGGTACTAGAGGTGCTGACTTTATTGAAGATTCAATCTTAGAAGAATTAGACTATGTTGGGGAAATCGTTCTACTTGTAGGTAGAGGAAATAACGCTGCCGACGGTTTGGCCATATCTAGAAATTTAGTTAACCGTGGTCATCGTGTGAGAGCTTTTATTCTCTTTCCTGACGACGATCAATCTAGTGAAGAGCAACAAAAACAAGTTCACCTCGCTAAATCTTACGGTGTACGTATTAACGAAGTAAAAAATATCAATCAGGTTCAAAGTTATTTTGAAGAGACTCAAGATAGCTATGTAGTTATTGATGCAGTTCTTGGAACGGGATTTAAATTACCTCTTTCTCAGTACCTCTTTGAATTATTCAACTGTGTAAATAACTCTAAGAGTATTACTATCGCTGTTGATATTCCTTCGGGAATTACGGCAAATATTGGAGCGAAGAGTTCTGTGGCCATCTCTGCTGACTTTACTCTCGCTATCGGACTACCAAAAACAGGTCATTATATTGATGAGGGTGCCCGCCACTCAGGACAAGTTCTAACGTTAGACGTTGGTTTTCCAAAGGCCTTAATCTCTGGAGGAGATAAAGCTCTCTTAACTTCAGATGTTATTGGTCACACTTTTGGAGCTAGAAATAAATTTGCTCACAAGAATACTTTTGGTCACACTCTTGTAGTAGGTGGTTCTCCAGGGCTTACAGGAGCCTGTATAATGGCCTCTAATGGTGCGCTAAAAGTGGGAACAGGTCTTGTGACTGCTGCTACTTGGAAAGAGAGTTACTATGAGCTTACTGGAAGATCTCTTCCAGAGGTGATGACTGGTCTGATTCCTTCAAGTGCTAAAGATAAGGAAAGTATTATAAATGAATTGGACCGCTACGACGCTGTTGTAATTGGTCCTGGACTAGGTGTGAATGAAACATCTAGAGATATTGTCATCGAACTCTTAAGCCAATTTGCTGGACCAGTTGTTGTCGATGCAGACGCTATTAAGGTTCTTGATTTAAGTAAAGATTCAGAACTTCTCCATACGAGAAAGTATCCAACAATCTTCACTCCTCATATGGGTGAGTTTGCAAAATTCACTGGAGCCAGCGTTGATGAAGTTCTACAAAGACCTATTGATTACTTAAAGGAAGTCGTTGATAGAACAAATTCTTGTTTTATTATGAAGGGACCATGTTCTTTTCTTGGCTTTCCAAATGGTAATGTCTTTATCAATTATTATCCAAATGATGGGATGGCCACTGGTGGTTCAGGTGATGTTCTCGCCGGAATTTTAGGGGGGCTGCTCGCTCAAAATCCATTAGACCGAAATCAAAGTGGAATCTTCATGGATAAGACAATGCTCTATCAAGCAATATGTCTTGGAGTTGGA
- a CDS encoding pyridoxine 5'-phosphate synthase codes for MKARLGVNIDHVATLRQARGENYPSIVDAASTVLRDGADQITIHLREDRRHIQDTDVEAVHLVTKKFGKPLNLEMGCNDEIVEIAVATAPSWICLVPEKREEKTTEGGLDLKTKSNYDKVLSTCKYLKSKIEGVKISLFLEADLETLTLASEMPIDAVEIHTGDYARAHLNDEDYEKFLAQYKDAKIFLVSKKIGCHAGHGLTSQSLLPLLENNLFEEYNIGHWIICQAVFDGLSKVVKDMVTSMSEYPYTLKD; via the coding sequence ATGAAAGCAAGATTAGGTGTTAATATTGATCACGTTGCAACTTTGAGACAGGCGCGTGGCGAGAACTATCCAAGTATCGTCGATGCTGCCAGCACTGTGCTAAGAGATGGGGCTGATCAGATCACTATTCATCTGCGCGAAGATAGAAGACATATTCAAGACACTGATGTTGAAGCAGTACATTTAGTGACTAAGAAATTTGGAAAGCCTCTCAACCTTGAAATGGGGTGTAATGATGAGATCGTCGAGATAGCCGTTGCTACAGCACCATCTTGGATCTGCCTCGTTCCTGAAAAGCGCGAAGAAAAGACTACTGAGGGAGGGCTTGATCTAAAGACTAAGTCTAACTACGACAAAGTTCTCTCTACATGTAAGTATTTAAAGTCAAAAATAGAGGGAGTTAAAATTTCTCTCTTTCTCGAGGCCGATTTAGAGACATTGACTCTTGCTAGTGAAATGCCAATCGACGCAGTTGAAATTCATACGGGTGACTACGCTAGAGCGCATCTAAATGATGAAGACTATGAGAAATTCTTAGCTCAGTACAAAGATGCTAAGATTTTCCTTGTAAGCAAGAAAATTGGATGTCATGCAGGTCATGGACTTACTTCTCAAAGCTTATTGCCATTATTAGAAAATAATTTATTTGAAGAATATAATATCGGGCATTGGATTATTTGCCAGGCCGTATTTGATGGACTTTCAAAGGTTGTCAAAGATATGGTTACATCAATGAGTGAATATCCCTACACTCTAAAGGATTAG
- the glmM gene encoding phosphoglucosamine mutase, with product MSERKLFGTDGIRGKANIYPMTPEIATALGRAVTHYFQGHTKRKKPLIIVGKDTRLSCYMFEQAFAAGVCSQGGEVILTGPLPTPGVAFVTESMRADAGVMISASHNAYSDNGIKIFDSVGNKLPDEVELELEELVLNLQLMPVKIGGELGNAKRLKEVFGRYLVNVKSTLDNSCKLDNMRVVLDCANGAGYKVAPMMFDELGAEVISLGVNPNGQNINSNCGSLHPELACDHVKKYRADIGICLDGDADRLTVIDHEGEVVNGDALIGLFAKFLLDTGKLKKGDTVVGTVMSNLGLENYIKSLGLKFHRTKVGDRYIVEYMRDHKCILGGEPSGHVIFGEYATTGDGCLAALKAIEAMKFYDKSIRDLVREVSLYPQLLMNKVVKEKVPFKEIPVFQKELKAAEKKLGDKGRVLVRYSGTEPLARVMVEGEKLEDVHTICENLVKTLSKEIGS from the coding sequence ATGTCAGAGAGAAAACTTTTTGGGACAGATGGAATTCGTGGAAAGGCCAATATCTATCCAATGACACCAGAAATTGCTACCGCCCTTGGAAGAGCAGTGACTCATTATTTTCAAGGCCACACTAAGAGAAAGAAACCACTTATCATCGTGGGTAAAGATACTAGATTAAGTTGTTATATGTTCGAGCAGGCCTTCGCGGCCGGTGTTTGTTCACAGGGTGGAGAAGTTATCCTCACTGGACCATTACCAACTCCAGGTGTTGCCTTTGTAACTGAGTCTATGCGTGCTGATGCTGGTGTTATGATCAGTGCTTCTCACAATGCTTACTCTGATAACGGAATTAAAATCTTTGATTCTGTAGGTAATAAACTTCCTGATGAAGTAGAGCTAGAACTTGAAGAGTTAGTTTTAAATCTTCAATTAATGCCTGTTAAAATTGGTGGTGAATTAGGAAATGCAAAAAGGCTTAAAGAAGTCTTTGGGCGCTACTTAGTTAATGTAAAATCAACTCTAGATAATAGCTGTAAGCTAGATAATATGCGCGTGGTTCTAGATTGCGCCAATGGAGCAGGTTATAAAGTTGCTCCAATGATGTTTGACGAACTTGGTGCTGAAGTGATTTCACTTGGGGTTAATCCCAACGGACAAAATATTAATTCCAATTGTGGCTCACTTCATCCAGAACTAGCTTGTGATCACGTAAAGAAATATCGTGCCGATATTGGTATCTGCCTTGATGGTGATGCTGATAGATTGACTGTGATTGATCATGAGGGAGAAGTCGTTAACGGTGATGCTCTGATTGGTCTCTTCGCTAAATTTCTACTGGATACTGGAAAGTTAAAAAAAGGTGACACGGTCGTTGGAACTGTTATGTCTAATTTAGGACTAGAAAATTATATTAAATCTCTAGGATTAAAATTTCACCGCACTAAAGTAGGAGACCGCTATATTGTAGAGTATATGCGCGATCACAAGTGCATTCTAGGAGGCGAGCCTTCTGGACACGTTATCTTTGGTGAGTACGCAACAACTGGTGATGGTTGCCTTGCGGCCCTAAAGGCCATTGAGGCAATGAAGTTCTATGATAAGTCGATTAGAGATTTAGTGAGAGAGGTAAGTCTCTACCCTCAATTACTTATGAATAAAGTAGTTAAGGAAAAGGTTCCTTTTAAGGAAATTCCTGTCTTTCAAAAAGAATTAAAAGCAGCTGAAAAGAAACTTGGCGACAAGGGGAGAGTTCTTGTTCGCTACTCGGGAACAGAGCCTTTGGCCAGAGTGATGGTCGAGGGAGAGAAGCTGGAAGATGTGCATACAATTTGTGAGAATTTAGTAAAAACTCTTTCAAAAGAAATTGGTAGCTAG
- a CDS encoding CdaR family protein, whose amino-acid sequence MKGWQKVLKKNHEYSRHLLKVVSALFAVVIWFYVLNSEPQEVTHNMTLHLVSPKGLSVSNLTPEKLSVKIKGSRAFIRTMVEREESVYLKLQNYPYQKKGGFNIFLSPEDIPVPFGIQVIDVKPDKFKVELQKEIRKNVPVKVNLVGALPSDLKLMETKIEPSEVLISGPIEVMRKISRVTTAPIDLTTLEGSGELKISLSDIDPRIESKRVTPLDFAYVVKPRKANLTLKKVKIRFLSSSNRISSKTRFVSLDVLAPEGVRLTASSVQVIADVPDERGVHSVKLRAKLPEGIHLLQINPQSINVSNR is encoded by the coding sequence ATGAAAGGCTGGCAAAAGGTTTTAAAAAAGAATCACGAATATTCAAGACACCTCTTAAAAGTTGTAAGTGCTCTTTTTGCAGTTGTTATTTGGTTCTACGTTCTAAACTCTGAACCTCAAGAGGTTACACATAATATGACTCTTCACTTAGTTTCACCCAAAGGCCTTAGTGTTTCTAATCTAACGCCAGAGAAATTAAGTGTTAAAATAAAAGGTTCTAGGGCCTTTATTAGAACGATGGTTGAGCGAGAAGAGAGTGTATATTTAAAGCTTCAAAATTATCCTTATCAAAAAAAGGGTGGCTTCAATATCTTTCTCTCTCCAGAGGATATTCCCGTTCCATTTGGTATACAGGTCATAGATGTAAAACCGGATAAATTCAAAGTTGAATTACAGAAGGAAATTCGAAAAAATGTTCCTGTTAAAGTGAATCTGGTTGGGGCCTTACCTAGTGATTTAAAATTAATGGAGACAAAGATCGAACCATCTGAAGTTCTTATCTCCGGGCCCATAGAGGTCATGAGAAAAATCTCTCGTGTAACAACGGCCCCCATAGATTTGACGACACTCGAGGGAAGTGGAGAGTTGAAAATTTCTCTCAGTGATATTGATCCACGTATTGAATCCAAGCGAGTCACTCCATTGGATTTTGCCTATGTCGTTAAGCCAAGAAAAGCGAACTTAACTCTAAAGAAAGTAAAGATTAGATTTCTATCTAGTTCTAATCGAATTTCCTCTAAGACACGCTTTGTCTCTCTAGATGTTCTCGCTCCTGAGGGCGTACGTCTCACAGCATCAAGTGTGCAGGTCATTGCCGATGTGCCAGATGAGCGAGGGGTGCATAGTGTTAAGTTGCGTGCAAAGCTGCCTGAAGGCATTCATCTTTTGCAAATCAACCCCCAATCTATTAATGTAAGCAATCGATAA
- the cdaA gene encoding diadenylate cyclase CdaA — translation MGIIEILYQQIGIKDVMDIAIVSIILYQILRIVQGTRALQVMLGLVLVLGLYGVSLYYKLYSLNWILTHFFDYFVIIFIILFQDQLRSALANVGTGRKVFGIFNNKSEYLEIEEVVEAAGVLSREQIGALIVFERRHGLENIVGTGTRLGAEIHSDLIYSLFQPSSPLHDGAILIQDGKIAAAGCFLPLSNNIEIDRHLGTRHRAALGISEISDAIVVTVSEETGRINLCIDGTFYSCGNENQLRQYLKHVWSNEKLDEKLKPIKLKD, via the coding sequence TTGGGAATTATTGAAATTCTCTACCAACAGATTGGTATTAAAGATGTAATGGATATTGCAATAGTATCTATTATTCTTTATCAAATTCTAAGAATCGTGCAGGGGACACGGGCCCTACAAGTTATGCTTGGTCTGGTTCTCGTTCTTGGACTCTATGGTGTATCCCTTTATTATAAGCTTTATTCACTGAATTGGATTCTTACTCACTTCTTTGATTACTTTGTGATTATTTTTATTATTCTCTTTCAAGATCAATTGCGTTCGGCCCTTGCCAATGTGGGGACAGGAAGAAAAGTTTTTGGAATCTTCAATAATAAATCTGAGTATCTAGAAATTGAAGAAGTCGTAGAGGCGGCAGGTGTTTTAAGTCGAGAGCAGATTGGTGCCCTCATTGTTTTTGAAAGAAGGCATGGACTTGAAAATATAGTTGGAACTGGGACAAGATTAGGTGCAGAGATACACTCCGACTTAATCTATTCACTCTTTCAACCATCATCTCCACTTCACGACGGTGCCATTTTAATTCAAGATGGAAAGATTGCAGCGGCGGGATGTTTTCTTCCGCTTTCAAATAATATTGAAATTGATCGCCACCTTGGGACTCGTCATAGAGCAGCACTAGGGATATCTGAAATCTCTGATGCCATAGTTGTGACAGTGAGTGAAGAGACAGGAAGAATTAATCTCTGTATTGATGGAACATTCTATTCTTGTGGAAATGAAAATCAATTGCGTCAATACCTCAAGCACGTTTGGTCCAATGAGAAGTTGGATGAGAAGTTAAAACCTATAAAGTTGAAGGACTAG
- a CDS encoding secondary thiamine-phosphate synthase enzyme YjbQ, producing MELFNNQVKHSWERFYNITDEVQKELLKLNSKNESGIAYLFITHTSCGLTINESYDPSAREDLESFLDHIAPRNLPFIKHTDEGEDDSPSHMKTMLVNQSMSFIVDRGELILGTWQGIYLCEFRDSPKQRNILIKFVAD from the coding sequence ATTGAATTATTCAACAATCAAGTTAAACACTCGTGGGAGAGATTCTACAATATCACTGATGAAGTCCAAAAAGAGCTTTTAAAGCTCAATTCTAAGAATGAAAGCGGCATCGCTTATCTCTTTATCACTCATACAAGCTGTGGACTAACAATTAATGAATCCTACGACCCGAGTGCTAGAGAGGACCTTGAGAGTTTCCTAGATCATATTGCTCCTAGAAATCTTCCTTTTATAAAGCACACAGACGAAGGTGAAGATGACTCTCCCTCTCACATGAAAACAATGCTCGTAAATCAAAGTATGTCATTTATTGTTGATAGAGGGGAACTTATTCTTGGAACTTGGCAAGGGATCTATCTCTGTGAATTTAGAGATAGTCCCAAGCAAAGAAATATTTTGATAAAATTTGTGGCCGATTAA
- a CDS encoding sigma-54-dependent Fis family transcriptional regulator, whose amino-acid sequence MLASFSEFKFYQSFRIPVEDADDLRFLVEEEDELGKRKYIDDAKLIDISVTGLGFSTRQRISVGDELTISMQFKRHHLDITGTVVRAFSDSIEDEHIIYGIELEADRELSKFLQQYVMSFSTDRLKECLIDSALKEKYTKASDGFEMFSLLLSLFKDITFFGDKEGFLDTMLEEVIRILNAQRASIFLINPESNELEAVGALGVDKDKLKFDYRLGIAGSVFTTGVALNIDIQDDKSRFNDQFDLQFGYETKSIICHPIHNREDKIIGVIQILNKRNEDRFTVEDEKTMKVLALVFSSVFHNYNPMSESSQIRRFSTPFDRKHALIGKTPHVASLRSAIIKTKDLDSPLLVHGEKGVGKTLFAKILHHEGCRGLKGFEMIRCEEPIRDNLYEELWGAEDKNVFAKVKGGTVVLHDICSLSIKEQRKLMSVFNERKIPGTFMSIDARVIATSTKDLAELVDKGEFDRDLYEYLSSAYIYMEPLRRRIEDVDLLVDFFLKVECKKQGLLLKNFSPKALDKLKDYDWPGNVAEVKKCVERAVLYNPKAHIITEVALENNASPLLDTGSKRRMFGNVPHVADYKLPLKDRVALIEREMIMAEIKRNNGNKSKAAKEMGISREALRKKLLQSSNVLEGIQEETVTEEKKAA is encoded by the coding sequence ATGCTTGCTAGCTTTTCAGAGTTTAAATTCTACCAATCATTTAGAATTCCGGTAGAGGACGCTGATGATTTAAGATTCCTGGTTGAGGAAGAAGATGAGTTAGGTAAGAGAAAGTATATCGATGACGCCAAACTTATCGACATTAGTGTGACGGGTCTTGGTTTTTCTACCAGGCAGAGAATTAGTGTAGGTGACGAGCTTACAATTTCAATGCAATTCAAGCGTCATCATTTGGATATTACAGGAACTGTAGTTAGGGCCTTTTCAGATTCAATCGAAGATGAACATATTATTTATGGAATTGAGCTAGAGGCGGACCGCGAACTGAGTAAGTTCTTACAGCAATATGTAATGAGCTTTTCTACAGATAGATTAAAAGAGTGCCTCATCGATTCAGCTCTTAAAGAGAAGTACACTAAGGCCAGTGATGGTTTTGAAATGTTCTCTCTACTACTATCACTATTTAAAGATATTACTTTCTTTGGAGACAAAGAAGGCTTCTTAGATACAATGCTAGAAGAAGTTATCCGTATTCTAAATGCGCAGAGAGCATCAATCTTTTTGATCAATCCTGAGAGTAATGAACTTGAGGCGGTTGGAGCACTCGGTGTAGATAAAGATAAATTAAAATTTGATTATAGATTAGGAATTGCTGGATCAGTTTTTACTACTGGTGTTGCTCTTAATATTGATATTCAAGATGATAAGAGCCGATTCAACGATCAATTCGATTTACAGTTTGGTTATGAGACAAAGTCAATCATTTGTCATCCAATCCATAACCGTGAAGATAAAATTATAGGTGTTATTCAAATTCTCAATAAGAGAAATGAAGACAGATTTACTGTTGAAGATGAGAAGACGATGAAAGTTCTCGCACTTGTTTTCTCTTCAGTATTTCATAACTATAATCCAATGTCTGAGTCTAGTCAGATCAGAAGATTTTCGACTCCGTTTGATAGAAAGCATGCTCTCATTGGTAAGACGCCTCATGTGGCCTCTCTTAGAAGTGCCATCATAAAAACAAAAGATCTAGATTCACCTCTGCTTGTTCATGGTGAAAAAGGTGTGGGGAAAACTCTCTTTGCTAAAATTCTTCACCACGAAGGATGTAGAGGACTAAAGGGATTTGAAATGATTCGCTGTGAAGAGCCTATTAGAGATAATCTCTATGAAGAACTCTGGGGAGCAGAGGATAAGAATGTCTTTGCCAAAGTAAAGGGTGGAACAGTTGTTCTTCACGATATTTGTTCTCTCTCTATTAAAGAGCAGAGAAAGTTAATGAGTGTATTTAACGAGAGAAAAATTCCTGGGACATTTATGTCTATCGATGCCCGCGTGATCGCCACTTCTACGAAGGATCTCGCAGAGCTAGTCGATAAGGGAGAGTTTGATAGAGATCTTTATGAGTATCTATCGAGTGCATATATTTATATGGAACCTCTTAGAAGAAGAATCGAAGACGTTGATTTACTCGTAGATTTCTTCTTAAAAGTAGAGTGTAAGAAACAAGGTCTTCTGCTTAAGAACTTCTCTCCGAAGGCCCTTGATAAATTAAAAGACTACGATTGGCCTGGAAACGTTGCTGAAGTTAAGAAGTGTGTTGAGCGCGCAGTACTTTACAATCCAAAGGCCCATATTATTACAGAGGTTGCCCTAGAAAATAATGCTTCTCCATTACTAGATACAGGTAGTAAGAGAAGAATGTTTGGCAATGTACCTCATGTTGCTGATTATAAACTTCCTCTTAAAGATAGAGTGGCCCTCATTGAAAGAGAGATGATCATGGCCGAAATTAAGAGAAATAATGGCAATAAGTCTAAGGCCGCAAAAGAGATGGGAATCTCTAGAGAGGCCTTAAGAAAGAAACTTCTTCAATCTAGTAACGTCCTTGAGGGAATTCAAGAGGAGACAGTTACAGAAGAAAAGAAAGCAGCTTAA
- a CDS encoding adenosylmethionine decarboxylase → MFFEGSEKKAEVIVNLEGKSLREIDQDFWSKLVAKCEATILSKISNEKCDAYLLSESSLFVFDDRFTILTCGQTILINSILYFLENHDRDSIAQIIFQRKNEYFSHLQKTHFLDDVKKIQEFFEGSSLRFGHMDAHHNYLFHLDKEYKPQSDDKTYELLVYHIASDVSKNLTSGKLNATEIRELLKLDQIIPGFEIDDFVFQPFGYSLNAINKDGEYLTIHVTPQEESSYVSFESSINLVEKAPIILETLRPHAFDLMTFNPQGYENSFESIPAIYQNQTLVRESISCGYNVEFAHFSKNEREVFAAYKMEI, encoded by the coding sequence TTGTTCTTTGAAGGATCTGAAAAGAAGGCAGAAGTTATTGTTAATCTCGAGGGAAAATCTCTTCGTGAAATCGATCAAGACTTCTGGTCTAAGTTAGTTGCAAAGTGTGAAGCGACTATTTTATCTAAAATTTCTAATGAAAAATGTGACGCCTATTTATTAAGTGAATCTAGTCTCTTTGTTTTTGACGATAGATTTACGATTCTCACTTGCGGTCAAACTATTTTAATAAACTCAATTCTCTACTTCTTAGAAAATCACGATAGAGATTCTATTGCACAAATAATTTTCCAAAGAAAGAATGAGTACTTCTCTCACCTTCAAAAAACTCACTTCCTTGATGACGTTAAGAAGATCCAGGAATTCTTTGAAGGGAGTTCACTTCGCTTTGGACATATGGACGCTCATCACAACTACCTCTTTCACCTTGATAAAGAGTATAAACCACAAAGTGATGATAAGACCTATGAGCTACTTGTCTACCATATTGCAAGTGACGTAAGTAAAAACCTTACAAGTGGTAAGTTAAATGCAACTGAGATAAGAGAATTATTGAAACTCGATCAGATTATACCTGGTTTTGAAATCGATGACTTCGTCTTCCAACCTTTCGGTTATAGCTTAAATGCTATCAATAAGGATGGTGAGTACTTAACTATTCATGTGACTCCGCAGGAAGAGTCAAGTTATGTAAGTTTTGAGTCTTCAATTAATCTTGTAGAGAAGGCGCCAATTATCCTTGAAACTCTGCGCCCACACGCTTTTGATTTAATGACTTTTAATCCACAAGGATATGAGAATAGCTTTGAATCAATTCCTGCAATTTATCAAAACCAAACATTAGTAAGAGAAAGTATTAGCTGTGGCTATAATGTAGAATTCGCACATTTTTCTAAGAATGAGCGCGAAGTCTTTGCCGCATATAAAATGGAGATATAA
- the speE gene encoding polyamine aminopropyltransferase, which translates to MKSSLWIEEFQSDHSSYKFEIEKTLFSGQSEFQAVDVVQTKGHGKMLLNDGLIMVTERDEFAYHDMIAHVPLFVHPNPKNVLVIGGGDGGTAREVIRHPGVEKCTMVEIDKMVVDACIEFIPQTSKDLTGDRVNLIIGDGVKFVKETKEKFDVILVDSTDPIGPATPLFGTEFYEDLKNCLSDDGIVVSQGESPWYQTDIQKGLIKILDGVFNDVFLYTFSNLTYPGSLWSFTFATKKYHPVKDFNPNRVTESGLDFDYYNKGIHSAAFALPSFIRKNLEGLIKND; encoded by the coding sequence ATGAAATCTAGTCTATGGATCGAAGAATTTCAAAGCGATCACTCATCATATAAATTTGAAATTGAAAAAACTCTCTTTTCGGGACAAAGTGAATTCCAAGCTGTCGACGTTGTTCAAACGAAGGGACATGGAAAAATGCTCTTAAATGATGGACTTATCATGGTCACAGAAAGAGATGAATTCGCTTACCACGATATGATCGCTCACGTACCTCTCTTCGTTCACCCTAATCCAAAGAACGTACTCGTTATTGGCGGTGGTGATGGCGGAACAGCTAGAGAAGTCATCAGACATCCAGGCGTTGAAAAGTGTACAATGGTAGAAATAGATAAAATGGTTGTGGACGCTTGTATTGAGTTTATTCCACAAACGTCTAAAGACCTTACTGGTGATAGAGTCAATCTTATCATTGGAGATGGTGTTAAATTTGTAAAAGAAACGAAAGAGAAATTTGACGTTATATTAGTAGATTCAACAGATCCAATTGGTCCGGCGACTCCTCTCTTTGGAACTGAGTTCTACGAAGATCTAAAGAATTGTTTAAGTGACGATGGAATCGTTGTTTCTCAGGGCGAGTCTCCTTGGTATCAAACTGATATTCAAAAGGGACTCATTAAGATACTAGACGGTGTTTTTAATGACGTATTCCTCTATACTTTTTCAAACCTCACTTACCCTGGTTCACTTTGGTCATTTACTTTTGCTACAAAGAAGTACCATCCAGTGAAAGATTTTAATCCTAATAGAGTTACAGAGTCTGGATTAGATTTTGACTACTATAATAAAGGGATTCATAGTGCGGCCTTTGCTCTACCTAGCTTCATCAGAAAGAATCTAGAAGGACTCATCAAGAATGACTAA
- a CDS encoding EVE domain-containing protein: MTKKYWLMKTEPDTFSIDDLKSRPNKTESWDGVRNYQARNFMRDEMKKGDLILIYHSSCKIPGIAGIAEVAKESHPDHTCFDKTSKYYDPKSSEENPRWFMVSVKFKKKFKNFLPLNELKEQKKLKDMLLLQKGSRLSIQPVTKKEYDFITQELAK; encoded by the coding sequence ATGACTAAGAAGTATTGGCTCATGAAAACTGAGCCCGATACATTCTCGATTGACGACTTAAAGTCTAGGCCAAATAAAACTGAAAGTTGGGATGGTGTGAGAAATTATCAGGCCAGAAACTTCATGCGCGACGAGATGAAAAAGGGAGATTTAATTCTTATCTATCATTCAAGTTGCAAGATTCCAGGAATTGCTGGAATAGCAGAGGTCGCCAAAGAGTCTCACCCTGATCACACCTGCTTTGATAAAACATCTAAATATTATGATCCAAAATCTAGCGAGGAAAACCCTCGCTGGTTCATGGTATCAGTTAAGTTTAAAAAGAAATTTAAAAACTTTCTTCCACTCAATGAGCTCAAAGAGCAAAAGAAATTAAAAGATATGCTCCTTCTTCAAAAAGGAAGCAGGCTCTCTATTCAGCCTGTGACTAAGAAAGAATATGACTTCATAACTCAAGAACTCGCAAAATAA